From a region of the Mus pahari chromosome 12, PAHARI_EIJ_v1.1, whole genome shotgun sequence genome:
- the Cd86 gene encoding T-lymphocyte activation antigen CD86: MGLAILIFVTVLLISDAVSIKSHAYVSKTADLPCPFTKAQNISLSELVVFWQDQQKLVLYEHYLGTEKLDSVHAKYLGRTSFDRDNWTLRLHNVQIKDMGSYDCFIQKKPPTGTIILQQTLTELSVTANYSEPEIKLVQNVTRNSGMNLTCMSKQGHPKPTKMYFLITNSTNEYGDDMQISQDNVTELFSASISLSLPFPDGVRSLTVVCVLETESMKISSKSYNLTLPESQPVQKYWLETGASITVLLVVLLLIILVVKIYHKKQDRPSRPSNTTHTLERDSHADRESINLEELEPQIASAKPNAE; the protein is encoded by the exons ATGCTGTTTCAATAAAGAGCCACGCTTATGTCAGTAAGACTGCGGACCTGCCGTGCCCATTTACAAAGGCTCAGAACATAAGCCTGAGTGAGCTGGTAGTATTTTGGCAGGACCAGCAAAAGTTGGTTCTGTACGAGCACTACTTGGGCACAGAGAAACTTGATAGTGTGCATGCCAAGTACCTGGGCCGCACGAGCTTTGACAGGGATAACTGGACCCTACGACTTCACAATGTTCAGATCAAGGACATGGGCTCATATGATTGTTTTATACAAAAAAAGCCACCCACAGGAACGATTATCCTCCAACAGACATTAACAGAGCTGTCAGTGACCG CCAACTACAGTGAACCTGAAATAAAACTGGTTCAGAATGTAACAAGAAATTCGGGCATGAATTTGACCTGCATGTCTAAGCAAGGTCACCCGAAACCTACGAAGATGTATTTTCTGATAACTAATTCAACTAATGAGTATGGTGATGACATGCAGATATCACAAGATAACGTCACAGAACTGTTCAGTGCCTCCATCAGCCTATCTCTTCCATTCCCGGATGGTGTGAGGAGTTTGACCGTTGTTTGTGTTCTGGAAACGGAATCAATGAAGATTTCCTCCAAATCTTACAATTTAA CTCTTCCAGAGTCCCAACCTGTTCAAAAGTATTGGCTCGAGACTGGAGCTTCCATTACTGTGCTCCTTGTCGTGCTGCTGCTGATCATCCTAGTGGTAAAAATCTATCACAAGAAGCAGGACCGGCCTAGCAG GCCCAGCAACACAACCCATACGTTAGAGCGGGATAGTCATGCTGACAGAGAATCAATCAACCTGGAGGAACTTGAACCCCAAATTGCATCAGCA AAACCAAATGCAGAGTGA